The nucleotide window AACAAAGGCTATACTCTGTCCTACATGAAGTTGACAGTGATACCTATTACTTGATTATTGTTAGTCTGTCCCAAGTTGACTGTGGGACAGTgaccataatgggctattccatataaaatccagactccccctgtggaagatttaggaaatatcttccacagggggtgtatgaatttcaaaaggaatgaacacatttggtggttctatttgaatttcatacaccttctgagaaagagtcaacctgaatcttccacagagggagggtgagtttcaaatggagctgctaaagtgttcattctatttaaaattcacactccctctgtggaagatatttcctaaatcttctacaggagtagtgtgaattttaaatggaagagcctaATAGACATAGTATGTCCTACATTAATTTGGCATGAAGTTGGCAGTGTCTGCTAGTGGCCATAATAGACATAGTGGGTAATAATTTACTATTCATGGCTTTAATCAATCTTAGATTAAGTTGACAGTGTTTGTGTTCACTGTTGACAATAATAGCTATACTCTGTCCAGACAAATGTGACACTTATATTGCAATTATTAGGTCAGAGATTCAATGTACAGTCTGTTCAAATGAGAATTGACTACTTATACAAGACGACCATGATTTAAGATTTGGTACAGTCTGTTCAAATGAGAATTGACTACTTATACAAGACGACCATGATTTAAGATTTGGTACAGTCTGTTCAAATAAGAATTGACTACTTATACAAGACAACCATGATTTAAGATTTGGTATAGTCTGTTCAAATGAGAATTGACTACTTATACAAGACGATCATGATTTAAGATTTGGGACAGTCTGTTCAAATGAGAATTGACTACTTATACAAGACGATCATGATTTAAGATTTGGTATAGTCTGTTCAAATGAGAATTGACTACTTATACAAGACAACCATGATTTAAGATTTGGTAAATAGATTATAttgaataataattaatttatgatAATGTAATAAGATTGTAGTAATTAGTAGTACtgtatatacacaatatatatactATAATTAAATTTCCGACTATTCAAGATTAATAATTACAAATTACCACAGACACAGATATTTATTTAAAcaaatgaactttgacctttcaGCACCAGTACACAAtatgtatttttaaaacaataattggATGTATAGCAACGGGTCAGTTTGGCTAAGTTGGAAGGGATTAATTTAACACCCTCTAAATAATCCCTACCCATCCAAGCCAATatcataaaatgtaggcctactgcctCATAAAATTCAATTCCCCACAAGCATGATTACACCAAACAGCAGGggtggatccaggaattttcaatagggggCGCCATTGCGGTGGCTCGACGCCCACACTAAGTCAGgcaccgctctgcaaaaatagcACGCCCCCCTTAAATCTGCCCCTGAACAGAATCTTGCAAAGTAACATATTATGCATCAGTGTTGAAAGGTTAAAGGTTACAAATGCAAACTTGGTTTAAAACCGGCGACGACAGGTCTCTGATGATGATGGCGTCCTCTCACCATGGCGATGGAAGATGGCGGGCGATGATGACAGATGAAGAACCAAATATGGCATTTCAGAGAAATCGAACAATGGAGTATAGCAGGGCTGAGTTGTATACAAAACACTAAGGAAGTACAGACTACTACAGAATGTCTCAAAAAGAATGTTACCCAATATGAATGGCATATCGTATACTGTGAAGATTCAATCACGCTCTAATGCAATACATCAACACAATAATGTAAAGAATGTTACCCAATATGAATGGCATATATACTGTGAAGATTCTATCACGCTCTAATGCAATACATCAACACAATTATGAAAAAGAATTTAGACCTGACCTGTAACTGTTActcaaaatgaaaagaaacaaGCCAAATATTTGTCTacaaatatcaataatatgaaacaaaatatGCAATAATATCAACGTAGTATACCATAAACAAAATATGCAATAATATCAACGTAGTATACCATAAACATTGGGTAACATtatttttgaatcaccctgtagaATGATACCACACAATAAGTAACAGACAAGACAGTATGTCAGCCTTCAGATGAAGAtagaaaaaatcaataaaacagtgaGATTAAGTAAACTCAAATTAGTCCCAATCAAGCAAACAAATCTTGTTCCTGATTTTGAATTTTGAGCTGATTTAATCTTAAAAGTTTGTTTATGGGATATATGTTTGTCACATTCTGATGGAGATAAACTAGGTGTAAATGCAGGAATAATCATGGAGTAAGGAGCATTTTCTccataaaatattgattttgtaacattttgttcaCAGTTGGTTTGACTTGGGTTACAAATTGAGTTTACATACAAAGTTTCTGAGTAGATTATAATGCTATATTCTGGTAAATACTGATGATAGTAAATGTAGTGATGATATCAGATGCAAAGCTAAGTGGAATTTGGTATAGCAGATGTAACAAGTGGtgtgaactttaaaaaaaaccaagaaaagtaTATTAACAATCCTTCTCTCAAGGAGTACAATTAGAAGTACTCAAGTTCAATCTAGAAAGAATTGAATACTGTACATCTGTAATTATACTCTTTCAAGAGTTAGATTCTTACTCAATATTAGTTATAAGGTGATtcttaaaaaaaatctgatttgatTGGTAACAATACCCCCACAGTACTATAAAAGTAAACACACAGGTACCGAAGAAAAACAACATTCCTCCTCCCCGACAATAAATAGTAAATGCTGACAGGTCATTTGATACACAGTCATAGTCATAGTGAAAAAAGTTTGCAttgataacaaaatcaaaatgtttcagttttaaaagtgatatGAAACACTAAAAATACTtgcaaattttgttgaaataataACAAGTCTGTCACAACAGACAAGATAAGCATCATCTCCAGGTAACATATTATGTGTGGGTGCAGTGGCGtatcgtcataggggcacgggggcatgtgctccccaatcgattgcaaaatttagacaatcccataggaaaaatgccgaaaaacggcttgtgccccccccccccccataagacCCGGTGCCACCCAATCATTGTCGGTGCCCCCcaccatatgatgacccacgctacgccactgtgtggGTATGTTTTCAAATAGTCAATCAGCTAGAGCAAtgagcaatattttgttaataattaAGAGAAATTGGAATAATCTATGATCTGAAGTGCTAACTAGCAGATTCATCAAAGTTAATAATAAAATTACCATAAATTGGTCAAAGAGCAAGATCTACCTGTATCAATACAAAAGTCCAAATGATCACTCAGTTGAATCAATCAAATGATTAATgcataataatcaataaatcaatattccATCAAATTCATTGATTTTAATGACCAACAAGTAGTAACAAAGCAACCAAttaatattttctaaacacaggtTTCCATATCCTGTAAATGATGTGATATTTGCATGGATTTCAATAATGCTGTTCAAACAGTATATGGTTGAAACAAGAGGTTCACTACATGCGTGGAGAGCTGAGGTGTATGAATATTCTATCAAAATAAGCATTTATCAGTGGCCACACTACGGGTGACCGAGGGGAGTGGGCTATTTGCCCCCTCCCCTCACTTGTAAGGCCTTGTCAGccttaaaaacccaaaattacaaaaagaatttcaacttttgcagcaattttacataaaactTGTTGATCCCGAAAAGTCACTTCCCCACTAAAAAATGGAGCCGCCACTGCCATTTATCTCAAAAACTAGCAATGTTAGTATTCATTTTCATGCATTCtttaaaatctgaaatttttaCAACACTAAACTTCACTTTGAGTTACAAGGTAACATACAGCAAGTTACAATTTTGGTGCACTGATGACCCCAAAAATGTGTCAAACATTttggaatttaaaattttcattaccataattGTATTCAGTATAAAAAATCCTATAGAAAtgtgctaaaaattaattaaatgtgaaaataaaattaatttgaatAAATTAACATAATCCCATTGATATGTTAATTTGACCATGTTATTGACTGAATCTATTTTTTACGTGTATACAACTCAACTCTACTATATGCACTACCGTCCCCTTTACTGGTGTTGATCGATGAATGAATCTATTTCTTACGTGCATACACCTCAACTCTACCAGTATTGGGGTGGATAATAGTATCACCTCTAGTGACCACCATCCTGTCCCCCCTCACTGATAAACACATGCTTCCTTTATTACAATCACCTTCTTGTGCATCAGCTATAGGGATAGTACCAATATGTTTACCATCTTGAGTGAAACACAAGATATTGGCACTCTCCCTATCACATACATAAATCACATCGCTATGAAAACAAACACCACCTGGCTGCCTCATGCCAGGATATTGAATCCTGTGTTGTAATGAGCCTTGCTGATTGACTATTTGTAATGCATCCGCACTAGAGATGATGACATTATCATCTGATGTGAGAGCCAGGTATATAGGTGGTATGTCAACATTAAAACTATTGATGTGTTTCCCATCAGCTGTGTGTTTACTTATGTAAGTTTGCCTCCCATACCAATGACCTACCAACACATTACATTTTGTGTCCACACAAATTCCCCTTAGCCTTGCTTTATCATTACCTACATTTGTACCTGGTTTAACAGACAGCCATTTACCACAGTATCTACCATTATCAGCATCATAATACTTGACATAAGCTGACTGGTCTGTTACATAATATTTACCTGACATGTAAACAACACCATGGGGTTCATTTAGTGTGATCTCACCAAGACTAAACCTGTACTTCCCTTGTGCATTGTAAACAAACACACTTTTTGCCTGGTGGTAGTGGTTGTCAGCTATAGCCAACATTTCATTTTTGTCATTCACTGCAATGCCATATGGGTGCCTCAATTCGTCTCCTGCCGTCCCCTTTAGCTGCCATTCACCAATGTCTGTACAaggaaaatattgtacaatgaGATTAATAATTGTGATAAATTAATTGCAgtaattataattaaataaataataataatattgataacattatgaaatgaatttggagaaaacctcctgttaataaaatactatgctgagccatcagcctggtggctcacactccagtaatttcagatgattgagctcagtactacatcaaagaatgtcttccaattcatgaaaccaaatagataatcagcttatcggattaaaagcttagagggaaggtcttttGAAACGAAATttatttgacctcggttgacttCTGATGACCTAGTTTACGCCAATGCTTTTTTTTATCTAATCCATTGCAAAGTGGGTtctaaaaaaattggcatgtgcaaCAAGCAGGGGGGGGGGTCAGGATTTTATGACTGGCCAAGAGGGGACAGCAATTTCTGGCAGGCCAAGGGGGTGCAAGATTTGTTTTGGTAGACCAGGCGAGGGTGAAAGCATTTTTGGCAGACTATTTTGAAATTTGCTCACCCTGGGGGTGGGGGTGGAGAGACAGCCCTTAATTGACCTCGGCTTATTATAGTgaatttcatgaaaatccaacagCCTTAACTTGGTAATCTCATATGAACCCTGAagaccttgaaatgacctataAATAAGTTTCTTTGGACAAATTTAATTTCCTTGATATGCCTTTGTTAGGTTTTCTACAGATTTACCTTCAATAACATtcatattataaaaataatttgaaCCGCATATTTTTGTAATACCTCATGAGCCTCGAGGTAAAACCCCACTAATATCAGGCGGTAGCTTAACTGACTGATTGACCTCagttgacatttgacctcgggtaaacttgggttgactactcatgctcccttaaatcaaggataatttgcatcacatttaagaCCAATCGGGCACATTTCAAtatttgacctttcttgaccttgaCATCAAATGACCTTTATGGtatcatactccccaagtgtcagggattattttccgcaagttacagcccgGTCGGAGCATTTTAAATTTATCTTGCCCTTTGGACCTTGGATAacctttacggtttcatactcccaaagAGTCTATCATTTGCTGCAAGTTATAGCCTGATctgagcaacttcaaatttgaccttaactttgacctcatatgacctttgtggtttcatactccccaagtgtcagggatcattttcccaagttacagcccaatcagagcaaatttgaatttgacctggcatttgacctcggatgactatcatactccccaagtgtcagggatcattttctgcaagttacagcctggtcggagcaacttaaaatttgtcttgccctTTGACCTCGGACGACatttacggtttcatactccccaggAGTCAAGGATCATTTGCTGCATGTTATAATCTAAGACCGAatacagtacagcatttttggtctggatGCCATACGTaatctagtctttttaatttcgGTCTCAGCCCAATCaatgcaacttcaaatttgacctgacttttgacctcggatgacctttgtggtttcatactccccaagtgtcagggattaatTTTCCAGAATTGCAGCCCAATAagagcaactttgaatttgacttgacttttgacctcggatgacctttgcactATCATACTCCCACTGATCTCTATGTATAGAGATCAGTGCATACTCCCCAAGCGTCAGAATCGTTTCCCCaagttgcagcccaatcagagcaactttgaatttgacctggcctttgacctcagatgacctttgccatttcatattttttcataaacCCATCATATCAAGGGTTATTTGTGCTAGGTTTAAGCCCAATTGGACATATTTCATCCCCTGGCCAtacttatattaagcttgggtcagtgcttcttgtggccaaatTTGGTTTGAAAAATGGGTGACATGGATATGCATCCacttgacccccatttttcaactcccaataacccccttttttgttttactgaactccctctcatgccatgacccctttttttgttgGGAaattttctgataatctctcactgaatgaccctgttttttcattttttttttcttcaaatttttcaaaaattatcaaatttgtgaaaattttgtgtcaacctttatattttgacccaaatttttccaagtctcactgaatgacccccttttttggtaagattttccagTCTCCCAAAAAgggggccttctcactgaaagacccacATTTTTGgatgtctaggctctcaccgaaagacctcTAGTTTCGAattgctgtccgcacatccccatcACTTCCAAAGTTTAGTGCCCCCGGGTCTCTACTGCAGAATATAGTTGTCCTCAGCTGATAGCTTAATACTTGTATTCACAAAATAAGAAGAGGTTAGAGAACATGGTCTTACCTTTTCGGGTTACCTTACTAGGTTTAGGGACCGCTCCTGAAGATGGGCTTTCTTTACCTATAGGACAGATAAGAGATACAATGTTCCAAACTATTACTACCTTAAAATACTGATATTCTACTGGTTAACTgaatttcataacatatatactgcttcatgaaataaatataatcattgttattattcaatAAACCCGTATGCAGATCTAAAACAGGACTCGAACCAGTTTGCGACACCAGCGCTTTACTGGTGATAAATTATTAACTTTATAATTACTTAAAAGAGCCCAGTGACAATGGGTTACAGTTTATAAGTAAAATCAAAGAAAACTTACTGATTTTAGTTTCTGCTGGTTTCTCTATGGTTCCCTTTGTCCCCATTTTCTGACCACTAGTAACACCACTATCTGATGAGGTGGAGTGATATTGTGCACCACCAGTGCTATTCCTGTTGCTTTTCACACTATCCTGTACACCAATATTGATATCCTGGGTAAATTGATGCTCCAAAGCCTTAATCCTGCTTGCCACACTGCCAATGCTACCATCTCTTGATCTGCTTGCTACACCCATTTTCTGGCCACTATCCGGGGTGGATGGATGCTGCACACCACCAGTGCTACTCTTGCTGCTTTCCAATCTGTATTGCGGCATGGAATCAATGCCACTGTCTCCAGATCTGCTTGCAGCACCTTTTGTCTCCATTCCCTGGCCACTATCTAGGGTGGATGGATGCTGCACACAACCACTGCTACTCCTTGCCATAATGTGATGCAGCTTGGAACCAATGCCACTGTCTTGGCTTGCTGCACCATGGACAGGACTGTCTTGGCTTGCTGCACCATGGACAGGACTGTCTTGGCTTGCTGCACCATGGACAGGACTGTCTTGGCTTGCTGCACCATGGACAGAACTGTATGTTTGCTGTTAAATAAGCAAAGTAACACACAAAATTAATTAAGCATTACCATTCTCATTCGCTTTCTATTTATAAGTCAGATACCTGTTTTGTGCATGGCATACTTTGGTGTATGCATCTATGAAGTAGAGAACACTTGAGCCATGGAATCACAGGATGAAATTAGAAGAAATACAAAAGAGTATTAATCAACCATAATTTAATTATCTGCATGAAATTGCACCAAATTATGCCTTGAGTAGAATTGAAAAATGCTTGACTTGACAGGGGCATCATTATATAAAGACAACAAAAATCCCAATATCCCAAGGTCTATATCATTATTTACGTAATCCCCATAGTTTTGATTATCTATCAAACTCCACACTGTCAGCCTATTTCTTTCAAAGATTGCAAATATGAGCAACTCACCGATCCCATTTGTCTATTTATTTCTGCATCAGCCACCCGTATCTCTGATTTTCCATATTTCTTATGGTAAATGTCGGAGATAAGCTGCTGGATTTCTGTCAGGAAATAAATACCAATCAGTACACCTAAATATGGAACCCTAGGTGATAATGTTTTACCAAATTGTTGCTACAGATTATAAGCTAATTATTTGGTGTCCAATATATATAGCAAATGTATAAATAATAATGGAAATAATCTGTGCTTCAGAGGGGACTTAAAGCTGTTAGTCCAATGATGTATATACAGAGCAACATCTGACATGCAGTTTGCAGTCTGTTATGAagaaattaatcaatgaacacattGATGCAGTTTGTAGAACTGAGGATCAAAGGACTGTATGTACAATAAAGATCGGAATATGTTTGCCCcctccccaatatttttcttgtccccccctattttgagacaaaaacccaaaatcacacaaatttccactttttgcagcaattttgtgcaaaatttgtttgtcccccatgcccccgaaaacaatcctggtgccgccactgggaaTATCCTACCTtgaaaatttggtcttttggttTGATCACCATCCCAGCATCTTATCATGATGTCTGTTATCTCTTCAGGGACATCTGCAGGTAGTTCATCAAGGTCTGGTCTCTCACCACTTATCACCCATCCAATTATTTGTCCAGGGATGGCATCTATACAACAACATTAAAAATATATGATTAATTGcatatatgacaaattatatgtgaGCCTGTGAGGGGTTAATTGAAACATCTTTCCTTTCCCTTGACTAAACATAGCAAATCTAAATTTAATTTGAATATGTCAATAGATTTCATAAAAGCCTTTCAACTGATTTACAGCACATATataaacagggctgtcaactctcacgcattggccgtgagtctcacgcattgggtcactttctcacggtctgacgccaaggtagtataatctcacgcctaggtagtaaatctcacgcaaaaagctggaaaatgagtaaaatctcacgcattgtcatgaataatttgttgctcctacccccccctccGCCGCCGaacgccgtggctcaaataatcatggcacaaaatagctcaaaatgaacattggggtcggcaaatcccggtacgcctctgtctcacgccaagcaattccaaaaagttgacagccctgatataAACCCATAAAATCAAACATATTTATAATCAATTGTAAGTCTTAGCAAAATGGGCCATGTTGATTATATTAATTACTAAATGTACTGTAACTTAGCACATACCTGAAGGCCACGGATCATTACCACTGGTAAATTCAAACACTGTAATCCCAAACCTGTACAATTATGAAAATGTGGTTAATGTTTTGATGACACGGGTATGAGCTGATGCAAAGTTGCAAACTTAAGGGTGGACCAAATAATGACAGATATTACAAAAGTAGCTGTGTTTTGTTCACCCTATAGCATGTATAATAAGAAACTTACGTGTATTTATCCCATGATACATCTACTTTGTATTTGCGTTTATGGGCTTCTGGTGGAATATGTGAGCAAGTACCTGCTAATTTCCCTGCTGAGGTGGTTTGCACGGATGTTCCACTAACTGCCAAACCAAAGTCTCCAATCTAAGAAATATTAATGACAGAACACAGTGTCAGAAGGAacataatttttatgtatttaaatgtcatttAGGCATTTTCTTTGTATCACTTGTATAATGTACAGTGGGAGTGGATGATTGAAgatttttattttgctgaaaTCAGGAAATTGTTCAGGTATAAAGAAACAAATTGCACAGACAAAACCAAATTACCCAAAAAACAGCAAGCTTTTGATGGCACGGTGTAGGTTTTTGCGTCGATAAAGTTGCTGGGCCCTGGTTAAAAACCACCCATTGTACAAGGGTAATATAAAGCAGATTTGGAAAgctgttaaatacaaaataatcctTACTTTTACCACAAATCCATTCCCTACAAATACATTTTGTAGTTTCAAATCGCGATGAATCATCGGTGGGTTTCTTGTATGCAGGTAATTCATCCCCAGTGAGATGTCTTGAATCATTTTCACCTTTCTTGACCAGCAGTTGCATTTCATCATATACGCCCTATTAAAATCTCTCAGATTGCCAAACTCAAGGTACTCCATTACAATGCTCAGTCGATCGGGGTCATTAATAAATCCCATTATGGTCACCAAGTTTGGACAAGCAAGGACCTGCCACATCTTCTTGGCTTCTTTATAGATCTGATCAGTCAAGCTAGaataaaacagaaaaagaaaaaggtaGCCAACTGATTACATGGTGATCGCTAATTTTGTTAGCAAGATATTAGTTCTTCTTCATACTCATTGATTTGAAATATGCAGAGGTCAACATGCATTCATTCAAGAAACTATGTCACTTTTAATACAAATTTAAAAGTGTCTAAAGTAAAGAATAGTTTCAAtattaactagagcggttctcgggttgcgcggttttcggcatacgcggttggtgtgtaaggttgttgggtgatggtatggtagtggttgtgtttaaatgtgagtttcttttcagaaccctgtatgggcgaagcccggatggtggatggggagtgtggggtgattaaagaaggaaataatatggcaATGTAATAGGCCacacagctgtgtaatgtttatgttttacaagatgcccagagcacgggttgggatatggaaaatcccctcgtggtgtcgagttcacaacaggtgttggtattgctttaccaaaacattttgtatgtttagacagttttctagcaatgttgactgtacccaccaagtttcatgcccatacgacagattttagtaatttgacctcagatgacccatgagtgaccttggattaccccaaaatgaccttccaaaaatttgactcttaatgttgactgtactcaccaaagtTCATGCTGTTATGACAGTTTTTAATTTGAcccctcagatgacccctgggtgacctaggatgacaccgaaatgaccttccaataacttgactctaaatgttgaatatacccaccaagtttcgtgcccatataacagttttagcaatttgacctaagatgcccctgggtgacctcggatgaccccgaaatgaccttccaaaaattgattCTAAGTGTTGACTatgcccaccaagtttcgtgcccatatgacagtttttagtaatttgacctcagatgaactctgtgtgaccttggatggaAGGGGAAATGGGGAGGAACGGGAGGAAgctatgatttcctttctccatgctcaaaattaaatgttgaaattaaagttttcatttttcgttggaaagggtgtgcccgaaagtgattgcgtattaaaacagacgttaacaaacaaaaacaaaattccctaaattgttatgccaaaataaaaaaattcatcttgtaaatttttggctttatgtaaagtttggaaggattttttttttttttttaagaaaatctggtgtcataatgaatcaaaagatgtatgttttatacagtaaatgaagtaaaaattatgatgcgcagtgattatgccatcttattaaatttctaatcttaatatttcgtctttttgtcaaattgtcaaaagtatgtgatagccgatttattgctcaaccgcaccaagtatttagttttgtttagttgtgtcgttaaaatacccaaacaattaagtttctgacgatacagttctttcagggacaccctgtatatagcatgtttgtactacagtatcgattttattgaaggtcactggtaaacaaacacttgatagtctgtgcctcgggccagactgtatgtggctatcacgatgtttgttcggatcgcccgacatAAATTggatgtgtaggagactaggtctgtgcaaacaaatgaGCGTTTCCAAAAggcaacacaaaagcaaacaaaaatacacccattgcccgctatttactgcacgaaatgaacgactctaatcaggtaccgcacgaaatgaacgactctaatcagctgcggcaattccacaATCATGCACAATGGTGCATAGTCCTATcttatacacgtattcttattcgtgcatttgacggacttgggtgtttttgtttttgttaaatatctcctctcctgaacacatattattatagaaaatctatctacttcttcattcgcttacatactatataccctgcaactttcaatctacacagtgctTAGATaaccccttaaacgtgcgaacaaatattgcaaaacaaaattaaagtatggctctccgcctatggctatGCCCATACAACAAGATCAAGTGATCCATTTTTTGATatcacattacgttttgttacctgcagagatttgatcatgtctcaccttctttttcaaccaaaatcaaaggtaataactcttgtagtgaaggatcaacatttaaccacaaattgcctcaagcaaaactcacttccagggaaccaaataccacacaaggtcatttttatgtaactcattgacccatttgtgttttatactgcctctagctataatgacatccttgggATCTGGTCAACttattgacagatacgaacctcaggagcaAGCCTTGAAAATAAGCacactggaaccaggagcaatttgttttgaacattgctcctggttcactgggattttacaagaaccaggagcaatttctgaagaaacgggagcaattttcaatattaaatccttttctgcatatatacaatacagaataccagcacgactgcatcaagtgcaaaactgtaactaggagcaatttattttagaaaattgctcctggtcatgtgaa belongs to Amphiura filiformis chromosome 18, Afil_fr2py, whole genome shotgun sequence and includes:
- the LOC140139323 gene encoding uncharacterized protein; the encoded protein is MTTMANLKTMKTVLQRSLGFLCESLQPEDILRNLKTKEVLSAADIQRIRHEITDEEKVDKLLDILSRKPLGCYVKFMQVLKIKRRDLYQKIKKEEEKLKFNPYSNKDFVEEFTLVALTDIEEKEKLGKGGFGNVHLAIHKDWGEVAVKKLHSMSLTDQIYKEAKKMWQVLACPNLVTIMGFINDPDRLSIVMEYLEFGNLRDFNRAYMMKCNCWSRKVKMIQDISLGMNYLHTRNPPMIHRDLKLQNVFVGNGFVVKIGDFGLAVSGTSVQTTSAGKLAGTCSHIPPEAHKRKYKVDVSWDKYTFGITVFEFTSGNDPWPSDAIPGQIIGWVISGERPDLDELPADVPEEITDIMIRCWDGDQTKRPNFQEIQQLISDIYHKKYGKSEIRVADAEINRQMGSQTYSSVHGAASQDSPVHGAASQDSPVHGAASQDSPVHGAASQDSGIGSKLHHIMARSSSGCVQHPSTLDSGQGMETKGAASRSGDSGIDSMPQYRLESSKSSTGGVQHPSTPDSGQKMGVASRSRDGSIGSVASRIKALEHQFTQDINIGVQDSVKSNRNSTGGAQYHSTSSDSGVTSGQKMGTKGTIEKPAETKISKESPSSGAVPKPSKVTRKDIGEWQLKGTAGDELRHPYGIAVNDKNEMLAIADNHYHQAKSVFVYNAQGKYRFSLGEITLNEPHGVVYMSGKYYVTDQSAYVKYYDADNGRYCGKWLSVKPGTNVGNDKARLRGICVDTKCNVLVGHWYGRQTYISKHTADGKHINSFNVDIPPIYLALTSDDNVIISSADALQIVNQQGSLQHRIQYPGMRQPGGVCFHSDVIYVCDRESANILCFTQDGKHIGTIPIADAQEGDCNKGSMCLSVRGDRMVVTRGDTIIHPNTGRVEVYARKK